Proteins encoded together in one Peribacillus asahii window:
- a CDS encoding alpha-ketoacid dehydrogenase subunit beta yields MSRKISMSQAINEAMAIAMRRDEDVILMGEDVAGGAEVDHLQDDEAWGGVLGVTKGLVQEFGRERILDTPIAEAGYMGAAMAAASTGLRPIAELMFNDFIGSCLDEVLNQGAKFRYMFGGKAQVPVTVRTMHGAGFRAAAQHSQSLYALFTSIPGLKVVVPSTPYDAKGLLLAAIEDNDPVIFFEDKTLYNAVGEVPEGYYTIPLGKAEVKRAGSDLTIVAIGKQVQTAQQAAEQLAKRGVEVEIVDPRSLSPLDEDTILSSVAKTNRLIVIDEANPRCSIATDIAALVADKGFDTLDAPIKRITAPHTPVPFSPPLEDIYLPTPEKVIKVVSELLGEPSILGV; encoded by the coding sequence ATGAGTAGAAAAATTAGTATGTCTCAAGCAATTAATGAAGCGATGGCGATTGCGATGAGAAGGGATGAAGATGTCATTCTTATGGGAGAGGATGTAGCTGGGGGTGCAGAAGTCGATCATCTGCAGGATGATGAAGCATGGGGCGGTGTATTAGGAGTTACAAAAGGGTTAGTGCAAGAATTTGGTCGAGAGCGGATTTTAGATACACCGATCGCGGAGGCTGGTTATATGGGAGCGGCGATGGCTGCTGCTTCAACTGGATTACGTCCGATTGCAGAGCTTATGTTTAATGATTTTATTGGGAGCTGTTTGGATGAAGTCTTAAACCAGGGCGCCAAGTTCCGTTATATGTTCGGAGGGAAAGCGCAGGTACCGGTTACAGTCCGTACGATGCACGGTGCCGGGTTTAGAGCCGCTGCTCAACATTCACAAAGCTTATATGCATTGTTTACGAGTATACCAGGATTGAAAGTAGTTGTACCATCTACACCTTATGATGCGAAAGGGTTGTTACTTGCAGCAATTGAGGATAATGATCCTGTCATCTTTTTTGAAGATAAGACGCTTTATAATGCAGTAGGTGAAGTACCAGAGGGTTATTACACAATTCCGCTTGGAAAAGCAGAGGTCAAGAGAGCAGGCTCAGATTTGACTATCGTTGCAATTGGAAAGCAAGTTCAAACGGCTCAGCAGGCTGCAGAACAGCTTGCTAAGAGAGGGGTCGAAGTGGAAATCGTCGATCCACGCAGTTTATCACCTTTAGATGAAGATACGATTCTATCTTCTGTTGCAAAGACAAATCGATTGATTGTGATAGACGAGGCGAACCCAAGGTGCAGTATAGCTACTGATATTGCAGCATTAGTTGCGGATAAAGGCTTTGATACGCTCGATGCTCCAATCAAACGAATTACTGCACCACATACGCCGGTACCATTTTCTCCACCGCTAGAGGATATTTATTTACCAACACCAGAAAAAGTGATCAAGGTTGTATCAGAGTTATTAGGAGAACCATCAATTCTTGGAGTCTAA
- a CDS encoding acetoin reductase, with product MVTSQRIAIVTGSGRGIGRAIALRLAQDGLNVVINDVNLDNAESVVSEIKELGRESFAVQADVSNRNEVFHMVNQVVERFGQLDVMVSNAGIAQIKPLLEVTEEDLNQIFNINVNGVLYCLQAAAEQMKKQKGGKIINAASIASYKGFSLLGTYSATKFAVRGLTQAAAQELAQFGITVNAYCPGIVGTQMWDLIDEKMGHYMGLERGEAFKKFSESITLGRPETPEDVAKFVSYLASTDSDYMTGQAVMIDGGVIFS from the coding sequence ATGGTTACTAGTCAAAGAATCGCAATTGTGACTGGCTCAGGTCGTGGGATTGGTCGTGCTATTGCGTTACGTCTAGCTCAGGATGGATTAAATGTGGTAATCAACGATGTTAATTTAGACAACGCTGAATCTGTAGTAAGTGAAATCAAGGAACTTGGCCGTGAAAGCTTCGCTGTTCAAGCTGATGTTAGTAATAGAAATGAAGTTTTTCATATGGTTAATCAAGTTGTTGAGCGTTTTGGACAATTGGATGTTATGGTTTCAAATGCAGGAATTGCCCAAATCAAACCTTTACTTGAGGTAACGGAAGAGGATTTGAATCAAATATTTAATATAAATGTGAACGGTGTTCTATATTGTCTTCAAGCTGCTGCAGAACAGATGAAAAAACAAAAAGGCGGAAAGATCATTAATGCAGCTAGTATTGCGAGCTATAAAGGATTCAGCCTGTTAGGTACTTACTCGGCTACTAAATTTGCTGTTAGAGGTCTTACGCAGGCTGCAGCACAAGAGTTGGCACAGTTTGGGATTACAGTGAATGCCTATTGTCCGGGAATTGTCGGCACACAAATGTGGGATTTAATCGATGAGAAAATGGGACATTATATGGGTCTAGAAAGAGGAGAGGCATTTAAAAAGTTTTCTGAATCGATTACACTTGGGCGACCTGAGACACCTGAAGATGTTGCGAAGTTTGTGTCTTATCTTGCTTCAACAGACTCGGATTACATGACAGGGCAAGCTGTTATGATTGATGGCGGAGTCATTTTTTCATAG
- a CDS encoding PadR family transcriptional regulator, whose translation MNVQFKKGVLELCVLVLVDKKDCYGYELVQKISDQIEISEGSVYPLLRRLTKEEYFTTYLKESTEGPPRKYYALTDKGRNYLHELLAEWVQFSNGVNQLIKEGVNHE comes from the coding sequence GTGAACGTTCAGTTTAAAAAAGGGGTCTTAGAACTATGTGTCCTTGTTTTAGTGGATAAAAAAGATTGCTATGGTTATGAGCTGGTGCAAAAGATTTCCGATCAAATCGAAATTTCCGAAGGGTCGGTATATCCATTGTTAAGACGATTAACAAAAGAAGAATATTTCACAACGTATTTAAAGGAATCGACAGAAGGTCCGCCGCGTAAATATTATGCGTTAACCGACAAAGGCAGGAATTATCTTCATGAACTTTTGGCAGAATGGGTTCAATTTTCAAACGGTGTGAATCAATTAATAAAAGAAGGTGTAAATCATGAATAA
- a CDS encoding bile acid:sodium symporter family protein: MLQNLNHFLEKAMPIITPASVVLGVIFAYYLESYVFLVPWIFAFITFTGSLGSNFKSLKNIATNPMPILVVLGILHVIMPVWAWTLGHLVFPGDSLTVTGLVLGVVIPTGVTSLLWVTIYKGNAVLALTIVLIDTLLSPIIVPYSVAFFSGTTVEMNTMALMKGLIGMVVIPSVIAMLLNQVTKGKSKPILGPKLAPFSKMAIGVCVTLNSAKVAPYLSKVDAKLIKMAIMVFLIAFSGYLLSWMIAKFLKCDKEEIVSVMYTGGMRNIAAGAVLAVAYFPAAVAVPVILGTLFQQVLASFYGAWLNRYYHNSAKQKAA, translated from the coding sequence TTGTTACAGAATTTAAATCATTTTCTTGAAAAAGCGATGCCTATTATTACGCCAGCTAGTGTTGTACTCGGTGTAATCTTCGCTTATTATTTAGAGTCCTATGTCTTCCTCGTTCCTTGGATTTTTGCCTTTATTACATTCACGGGAAGTCTAGGTTCTAATTTCAAATCATTAAAGAATATTGCAACTAATCCAATGCCGATTCTTGTTGTGCTCGGAATTCTTCACGTCATTATGCCTGTTTGGGCATGGACACTTGGACATTTAGTGTTTCCTGGAGATTCCTTGACAGTTACAGGATTAGTGCTAGGTGTTGTCATTCCAACTGGGGTAACTAGCTTACTTTGGGTCACCATCTACAAAGGAAATGCAGTTTTAGCGCTTACGATTGTATTAATTGACACTTTATTATCACCAATTATCGTTCCATATAGTGTTGCTTTCTTCAGTGGTACAACAGTTGAGATGAATACAATGGCCTTAATGAAAGGGCTGATTGGCATGGTCGTTATTCCTTCTGTGATTGCCATGCTGCTCAACCAAGTCACCAAAGGGAAAAGCAAACCAATACTCGGTCCAAAGCTAGCCCCTTTTTCAAAAATGGCTATCGGTGTTTGTGTGACGTTAAACAGCGCAAAAGTAGCTCCTTATTTAAGTAAAGTCGATGCCAAGCTTATCAAAATGGCCATCATGGTCTTTCTTATTGCCTTTTCAGGTTATCTTCTATCTTGGATGATTGCCAAGTTCTTAAAATGCGATAAGGAAGAAATTGTCAGCGTTATGTATACAGGCGGCATGCGAAATATCGCAGCAGGAGCTGTTCTAGCTGTTGCCTATTTCCCAGCTGCTGTCGCTGTGCCTGTTATTCTTGGTACTCTATTCCAACAAGTTTTAGCATCCTTTTACGGAGCATGGCTTAACCGTTATTATCATAATTCCGCGAAACAAAAAGCCGCATAA
- a CDS encoding dihydrolipoamide acetyltransferase family protein: MAVEVVMPKLGMAMKEGVVSEWNKGVGDSVEKGELIASINSEKIEMDIESPAEGTLLNIAVPEGQGVPPGTVICYIGNTNEKIVTKESDIQINKVEKEQTEISNTSEPSSLPISKTNDRVKISPVARKIAQAANLDISKIQGTGPGGRITKEDVQEAIKKLESEPLIKQERTISPQASVEKRKEMSVTGMRKVIAARMKDSLQNSAQLTITLKADVTDLIQLQKQSAKIIQTDDENKITITDFIAKAVVLSLQEHPQMNSAYIDETIHLFESVHLGIAVALEKGLVVPVIRNAEACTVRQLAKKGKELAKRAREGQLPSEEMTGSTFTISNLGSYGVEHFTPILNTPETGILGVGAAYDAPVYIGEELKRRTLLPLSLTFDHRVLDGAPASAFFRTVKRYLEQPLTMLL, translated from the coding sequence ATGGCAGTAGAAGTAGTAATGCCCAAATTAGGTATGGCTATGAAAGAGGGCGTCGTTTCCGAGTGGAATAAGGGAGTGGGAGATTCTGTTGAAAAGGGTGAATTAATTGCTAGTATTAATTCCGAAAAAATAGAAATGGACATTGAATCCCCGGCAGAAGGAACATTACTAAATATTGCTGTACCAGAAGGGCAAGGTGTTCCGCCTGGGACGGTAATTTGTTATATCGGCAATACAAATGAAAAAATAGTGACGAAGGAGTCCGATATTCAAATAAACAAAGTAGAAAAGGAACAGACTGAAATATCCAACACTTCAGAGCCATCAAGTCTTCCGATTAGTAAAACGAATGATCGCGTGAAGATTTCCCCGGTTGCACGGAAAATTGCACAGGCCGCTAATCTTGATATTAGTAAGATTCAAGGTACTGGACCAGGAGGACGAATTACGAAAGAAGATGTACAGGAAGCCATCAAGAAACTAGAATCCGAGCCCCTAATTAAACAAGAAAGAACGATTTCTCCTCAAGCATCTGTAGAGAAGAGAAAAGAAATGTCTGTTACCGGCATGCGTAAAGTCATTGCTGCACGTATGAAGGATAGCTTACAAAATAGTGCTCAATTAACGATTACGCTAAAAGCTGATGTAACAGATTTAATTCAATTACAGAAGCAATCTGCAAAAATCATCCAAACTGATGATGAAAATAAAATTACTATCACAGACTTTATTGCTAAAGCAGTTGTACTTTCATTACAAGAGCATCCGCAAATGAACAGCGCTTATATAGATGAAACAATTCATTTGTTTGAGTCTGTTCATCTTGGTATAGCTGTTGCTTTAGAAAAAGGGTTAGTTGTTCCAGTGATAAGAAATGCGGAAGCTTGTACAGTTCGACAGCTAGCGAAAAAAGGGAAGGAACTTGCTAAGCGTGCTCGTGAAGGGCAGCTTCCTAGCGAAGAAATGACTGGTTCTACTTTTACGATTAGCAATCTTGGTTCATACGGTGTTGAGCACTTTACTCCAATTTTGAATACACCTGAAACAGGAATTCTAGGTGTAGGAGCTGCTTATGATGCTCCTGTTTATATCGGAGAAGAATTGAAGCGAAGAACTCTTTTGCCGCTTAGCTTAACGTTCGATCATCGCGTACTGGATGGAGCGCCTGCTTCAGCCTTTTTCCGAACAGTGAAACGATACTTAGAACAGCCATTGACGATGCTTTTATAG
- the lpdA gene encoding dihydrolipoyl dehydrogenase codes for MKPIAVIGGGPAGYVAAITAAQQGQNVLLITEGPLGGTCLNEGCMPTKALLESADTYELVKNAENLGIRLSSSVEIEWSVVQQRKEEIVTTLVQGIQYLMKKNKIRVIQGSASFITNQRLRIDNNEQQEEIEVSKVIVASGSEPISLPFAPFDGEWVIHSGQAMSLPSIPSSLLIIGGGVIGCEFASIYSRMGTKVTIVEMGKQLLPSEDRDIAEILHRKLADEGVTVHTSTSVTDLNVDKKQVLIQLQDGIIQELQADYVLVAIGRKPRVHGLGLEEIGVDFSKQGIAVDEYMQTNIPSIYACGDVIGGIQLAHIAFHEGRVAALNACGQAEIVNYRAVPRCIYTSPELASVGLTEEQAKHQYGDIKIGEFPFSVNGKARISNETIGKVKVLVEPQYNEILGISIVGPHATELIGQGTVMLHAEITTDVLENLIMAHPTLSESIHEALLSTSGHAVHV; via the coding sequence GTGAAACCAATAGCCGTTATAGGAGGGGGACCTGCTGGGTATGTAGCAGCAATTACTGCTGCCCAGCAGGGACAAAATGTACTGTTAATAACAGAGGGGCCGCTAGGGGGAACTTGTTTAAATGAGGGGTGTATGCCCACTAAAGCTTTATTGGAAAGTGCCGATACGTATGAATTGGTCAAAAATGCAGAGAATTTAGGAATTCGTCTTTCTTCGTCCGTTGAGATAGAGTGGAGTGTCGTACAACAAAGGAAAGAAGAAATTGTTACAACGCTTGTTCAAGGCATTCAATATTTAATGAAAAAGAATAAAATTCGCGTTATTCAAGGAAGCGCATCTTTCATAACGAATCAACGATTAAGGATTGACAATAATGAACAACAAGAAGAAATCGAAGTAAGTAAAGTCATTGTTGCTTCCGGGTCAGAACCAATCTCTTTACCGTTTGCGCCATTTGATGGAGAGTGGGTGATTCATAGTGGTCAGGCGATGTCGCTTCCATCGATTCCTTCCTCTCTTTTGATTATTGGAGGAGGTGTAATTGGCTGCGAGTTTGCTAGTATTTATAGCAGGATGGGAACGAAGGTTACGATAGTTGAAATGGGAAAACAACTCTTACCGAGTGAAGATCGAGATATTGCTGAAATATTACATAGGAAATTGGCGGATGAAGGTGTTACTGTTCATACCTCCACCTCTGTAACGGATTTGAACGTGGATAAAAAGCAAGTCCTTATACAGCTTCAGGATGGTATTATTCAAGAGTTGCAGGCAGATTATGTACTTGTTGCAATTGGAAGGAAACCAAGAGTACACGGCTTAGGTTTAGAGGAAATTGGAGTGGATTTCTCTAAGCAAGGAATAGCTGTTGATGAATATATGCAAACTAACATTCCTTCTATTTATGCCTGCGGTGATGTGATCGGTGGAATTCAGCTTGCACATATCGCTTTTCACGAAGGTAGAGTGGCCGCTCTGAATGCCTGCGGTCAAGCTGAAATAGTAAATTATCGCGCGGTTCCGCGCTGTATTTATACCTCTCCTGAGCTTGCTAGTGTAGGTTTGACGGAAGAACAGGCGAAACATCAATATGGAGATATTAAAATAGGAGAATTTCCGTTTTCCGTAAATGGAAAAGCACGAATTTCTAATGAAACGATTGGAAAAGTAAAGGTTTTAGTAGAACCTCAATACAATGAGATACTTGGCATTTCTATTGTAGGTCCTCATGCAACGGAATTAATTGGCCAAGGAACGGTTATGTTACATGCCGAGATCACGACAGATGTGCTGGAAAACCTTATAATGGCTCATCCTACATTGTCCGAATCGATTCACGAAGCATTGCTTAGTACGAGCGGGCATGCTGTACATGTTTGA
- a CDS encoding DUF2157 domain-containing protein gives MVKKAVKKKDYEFLSHEMHYLETAGVISSEEKEKILNTYEIKPGSSFIQIVLTIGALLLGIGVLSFVASNWMYLHKGIKFFLIIAGIIGFQQAGLRLEATYPKTARSLHYIGLLIFGAGIFLVEQMFNLSINFNNSFLLWALGTILIGYYLKDVLILLFTTLLLFIYINGSMFLDETAYPFAILIFLPALYWMLKEFRFPKRFTFSLNALAINTIILLLFEFVPKIIDAYEEEIVLSILFVLGLALAYLPVPEQVQKITHLQGHLLHGITALFLTYHYSIIFAIAYLIFLLYLVNKGSLISIAIICALILRYYMDFSFDFLPKSLVFIIAGIILIGFGFFFEHQRKKGETNHEE, from the coding sequence GTGGTCAAAAAAGCTGTAAAAAAGAAGGACTATGAATTTCTATCACATGAAATGCACTACCTTGAAACAGCAGGAGTGATTTCATCTGAAGAAAAAGAGAAAATCTTAAACACGTATGAAATAAAACCGGGATCAAGTTTTATTCAGATTGTATTAACAATCGGGGCCTTACTTCTAGGAATCGGGGTTTTAAGTTTCGTTGCAAGCAATTGGATGTATCTCCATAAAGGAATTAAATTTTTCTTAATTATTGCTGGTATCATTGGGTTTCAACAAGCTGGGCTTCGTCTTGAAGCAACCTATCCCAAAACAGCTCGAAGCCTCCATTATATTGGACTATTAATTTTTGGAGCGGGCATTTTCCTTGTAGAACAAATGTTTAATCTTAGCATTAATTTTAATAACTCCTTTCTCCTATGGGCACTTGGAACCATACTTATTGGTTATTATTTAAAAGATGTACTCATTTTACTTTTTACAACACTTTTACTATTCATTTATATAAACGGCAGTATGTTTTTAGACGAAACAGCTTATCCATTTGCCATTCTGATTTTTTTACCGGCTCTTTACTGGATGTTAAAAGAGTTCCGTTTCCCAAAACGTTTCACCTTCTCTTTAAATGCACTAGCGATTAATACAATTATCTTATTGTTATTCGAATTCGTGCCGAAAATAATCGATGCTTATGAGGAAGAAATTGTTCTTTCAATTTTATTCGTACTCGGATTAGCCCTAGCCTATCTGCCGGTTCCAGAACAAGTACAAAAGATTACCCACTTACAAGGTCATCTGTTACATGGCATAACAGCGCTGTTTCTTACGTATCATTATTCGATTATCTTTGCAATTGCCTATCTTATTTTCCTTCTATATCTCGTGAATAAAGGAAGCTTAATTAGCATTGCTATTATTTGTGCACTAATCTTACGCTATTACATGGATTTCTCCTTTGATTTCTTACCAAAATCGCTTGTTTTTATCATCGCAGGCATCATTTTAATCGGTTTTGGCTTCTTCTTTGAGCATCAACGAAAGAAAGGAGAAACGAATCATGAAGAATAA
- a CDS encoding thiamine pyrophosphate-dependent dehydrogenase E1 component subunit alpha encodes METIQNKEVKLSQEKAYWMYKKMLEIRQFEDKVHEQFAKGILPGFVHLYAGEEAVAVGVCAHLNEKDSITSTHRGHGHCIAKECDLNGMMAEIYGKVTGLCKGKGGSMHIADLDKGMLGANGIVGGGFPLACGAALTAKYKKTDNVSVCFFGDGANNHGTFHEGINLAAIWKLPVIFIAENNGYGEATPFSYASSCKTIADRAIGYNIPGVRVDGKDVMAVYKAAEEAVQRARRGEGPTLIECVTYRNYGHFEGDAQKYKVDQEKKEHKQEKDAIVQFRNYLLDQQLLSEKELISLESSVEKAIEQAVKFSEESPYPEADDLLKDVYVSY; translated from the coding sequence ATGGAAACGATCCAAAATAAAGAAGTGAAGTTATCTCAGGAAAAAGCGTATTGGATGTATAAAAAAATGCTAGAAATCCGTCAATTTGAAGATAAAGTTCATGAGCAATTTGCAAAAGGGATTTTACCAGGCTTCGTTCACTTATATGCGGGAGAGGAAGCTGTAGCTGTTGGTGTTTGTGCCCACCTTAATGAAAAAGATAGTATTACAAGCACTCACCGTGGTCATGGCCACTGTATTGCAAAAGAATGTGATTTAAATGGGATGATGGCTGAAATTTACGGCAAAGTAACTGGGCTGTGCAAAGGAAAAGGCGGCTCAATGCATATTGCTGATTTAGATAAAGGAATGTTAGGGGCGAATGGCATTGTTGGAGGAGGTTTTCCTCTTGCTTGTGGTGCAGCATTAACGGCTAAATATAAAAAGACTGACAATGTAAGCGTTTGCTTCTTTGGTGATGGTGCCAATAACCACGGGACTTTCCATGAGGGGATTAATCTTGCGGCGATTTGGAAACTACCTGTTATCTTTATTGCGGAAAACAATGGCTATGGAGAAGCCACTCCATTTAGTTATGCGTCTAGTTGTAAAACGATAGCTGACCGGGCGATTGGCTATAATATCCCTGGTGTTCGCGTGGATGGAAAAGATGTCATGGCTGTTTACAAGGCGGCTGAAGAGGCTGTTCAAAGAGCGCGAAGAGGAGAAGGGCCTACATTAATTGAATGCGTAACCTATAGAAATTATGGGCATTTTGAAGGAGATGCTCAGAAATATAAAGTGGACCAAGAAAAGAAAGAACATAAGCAAGAGAAAGATGCCATTGTACAATTTAGAAACTATTTATTGGATCAGCAGCTCTTATCTGAAAAAGAATTGATTTCTCTTGAAAGTTCAGTAGAAAAAGCAATTGAACAAGCGGTGAAGTTCAGTGAGGAAAGTCCTTATCCGGAGGCAGACGATTTACTAAAAGATGTATATGTATCCTATTAA
- a CDS encoding DUF4097 family beta strand repeat-containing protein: MINIKKLSIIALILLAIGVVGGLFTYPSTIEADATMEEKVIKEEFTALKVDSDNARVEIIPTKDSAAKIELVTKGYKGSESTFTTEVEGDILSVSFKLKEKWLFRFGFHTQSQHLKIFLPEKQYEDFTIKNGNGEVQIEQMRVNNLQVKIANGEIELDTIMAKRVNVESANGEIYLQGVEGDIIGSTTNGEILVETKDLDRMMQLTTANGEIIVRTEKEPTNTTFDVEVANGDISILDKYEGSTVIGKGKYVVKLRTINGEITVAK; the protein is encoded by the coding sequence ATGATTAATATAAAAAAATTATCGATTATCGCTCTTATTTTGTTAGCAATTGGTGTTGTCGGAGGTCTTTTCACTTATCCTTCAACGATTGAAGCGGATGCAACGATGGAAGAAAAAGTTATTAAAGAGGAATTTACGGCCTTGAAGGTAGATAGTGACAATGCGAGAGTAGAAATTATTCCTACAAAAGATTCTGCAGCTAAGATAGAACTCGTGACGAAAGGATACAAAGGGAGCGAATCAACTTTTACAACAGAAGTAGAAGGAGACATCCTTTCCGTTTCATTTAAATTAAAAGAAAAATGGTTGTTTCGTTTTGGGTTTCATACCCAATCACAGCATTTAAAAATCTTTTTACCGGAAAAACAATATGAAGATTTTACCATTAAGAACGGGAATGGTGAAGTTCAAATCGAACAAATGAGGGTAAATAATCTACAAGTGAAAATAGCAAACGGAGAGATAGAATTAGATACGATTATGGCTAAGCGTGTGAACGTTGAGTCGGCGAACGGTGAAATTTACTTACAAGGTGTAGAAGGAGATATTATTGGATCTACAACGAATGGTGAAATTTTAGTTGAAACGAAAGACTTGGATCGCATGATGCAATTGACAACTGCAAACGGAGAAATTATCGTTCGAACAGAAAAGGAACCGACCAACACAACCTTTGATGTGGAAGTTGCTAATGGAGACATTAGTATTCTCGATAAATATGAAGGATCTACGGTAATTGGAAAAGGGAAATATGTTGTAAAATTAAGGACTATCAATGGTGAAATTACAGTTGCAAAATGA
- a CDS encoding HAAS signaling domain-containing protein codes for MNKEQFLHQLQLSLSNISVEERQEILQDYEEYFAIGLEEGKTEEEISKALGSPKQIAKELVASARIEKVEHSASAGNIMRAVWAVIGLGFFNLVIVLGPFIGLLALLFAGWVVSLSFILSPLGVLFNIIMGDFWLFDVFSAIGLCGIGIFVGIGMLFATKALTKGFIRYLQFNVSLVKGGLKHD; via the coding sequence ATGAATAAAGAACAGTTTTTACATCAATTACAGTTATCTTTAAGCAATATATCGGTAGAGGAACGTCAAGAGATTCTGCAAGATTATGAGGAATATTTTGCAATTGGTTTAGAGGAAGGAAAGACTGAAGAGGAAATTTCAAAGGCACTTGGTTCTCCTAAGCAAATCGCGAAAGAGCTAGTAGCTTCTGCGCGCATTGAAAAAGTGGAGCATTCAGCATCTGCCGGAAATATTATGCGTGCTGTTTGGGCGGTGATCGGGTTAGGCTTTTTTAACCTTGTGATTGTATTGGGTCCATTTATTGGGTTATTAGCTCTTCTTTTTGCTGGCTGGGTTGTTTCTTTATCGTTCATTCTTTCTCCATTAGGTGTGCTGTTTAATATTATAATGGGTGACTTTTGGTTGTTTGATGTATTTAGCGCTATCGGATTATGTGGAATCGGTATTTTTGTTGGAATTGGAATGTTATTCGCAACAAAGGCGTTAACCAAAGGGTTTATTCGCTATTTGCAATTTAATGTATCGCTTGTAAAAGGAGGGCTGAAGCATGATTAA
- a CDS encoding GDYXXLXY domain-containing protein yields MKNNLFMRILVFSIPVLLLIGLAIPPTWTSLTGEEIRLKTEPIDPTDLFRGSYVTLYYEIEQVTSEQLSDSVVKEMERKSEGDILPVFVQLEKGSDDIYNVKKVTNKKPSSGVYLKGTLNIPYEIQVTPPESFHIQYNLDNYYAPKKDAEEIEAVTSTKPALAIVKVKNGRAILMDIIVP; encoded by the coding sequence ATGAAGAATAACCTTTTCATGCGAATACTAGTCTTTTCGATTCCTGTTTTACTCTTAATTGGATTAGCAATTCCACCTACATGGACCTCTTTAACAGGAGAAGAAATTCGATTAAAAACCGAGCCTATCGATCCGACCGATTTATTTCGCGGCAGTTATGTTACTTTGTATTATGAAATTGAACAAGTGACATCGGAACAACTATCTGACTCTGTTGTTAAAGAAATGGAGCGTAAATCAGAAGGCGATATACTTCCTGTGTTTGTTCAATTAGAAAAAGGAAGCGACGATATTTACAACGTCAAAAAGGTTACAAACAAAAAACCGTCAAGTGGCGTTTATCTAAAAGGCACCTTAAATATTCCATATGAAATACAAGTCACGCCTCCAGAATCATTTCATATTCAATACAATCTGGATAATTACTACGCTCCCAAAAAAGATGCGGAAGAAATCGAAGCTGTGACCTCCACTAAACCAGCATTAGCGATTGTCAAAGTAAAAAACGGCCGTGCTATTTTAATGGATATTATTGTTCCGTAA